The following nucleotide sequence is from Aspergillus luchuensis IFO 4308 DNA, chromosome 1, nearly complete sequence.
GTATGGTCCCTATTTTAGGCTTCAAGCCTTCTCGGCACTTGCCAGTTTGCCAGGCCATGGTTCCCACGTCTTACAGCCTACCAGAGCCAATAATCACGGGTGGTTAGGATCCGTGCGCGCACGAGATCAGACAGCAGGCAGTTGCCGCTGCACATCATCTGTTCTTAATCAACCCGGCTGGTCAGGTGATGGGGACACGCGGATGAGTACTGCTTTCGGATGAGTTCCAGTAATATCCGTCCCAATCCTAGGGATAGGAACGTGACTTGACGTGtctgatatattattttggTATCAACAATCCTCAACTCCATCACAAGAAATTTCTCAAACCCGCGCTTCGTTTCCTGCCTTTCATAGATAACTCCTATATGTGCCCGGATAACTCCTTTCCAGTCGTATTTAGCGCGCTGTTGTTGTGCCTACAGACGGCGCATCCTGTTGTTCTTGGGCAGCCCGGGTATAAGGACGCCATTGACTGTCTGGCCGGTGGGTCGGTCCGGGGTATGTGGTTTGCTTCATTCGGACAGCGCTGGTCGAGCGCGGGTGTTCAGAAGACCTCTGTTCGTAGAGTGGAGATGTCCAAGGATAGTGAGGCAGGCGTTGTGCAACTATTTCCGCAACACTGGATCTCTGCCGTTAGTATATGCCATGGTGCTTCCAGGATTAGATCAGAGACTCACCTGTAAAGAGCTCGCGGGATTTCTTTGTTGCGCCTGCCAGAGAAAGATGACCGGACAGAAAGCCGAGAGGCATGTAGACATCCAGCGAAAAGTGCTTATGCAGATTGCGCAGCTCTCACTCCGTCCTCGACCGACGACTTCCCAGAACGATATCAACATAAGCAGGACGAGTTCCTTGCCAAGTCTCAAGCACGTCCTGCACAATGCCATAAGCCAAGCTCAACTTGAGACCAGTCTTGGCCGAACGAGCAGCCGTATAGATATCTTGTCGCGCTAGaaaccaacaacaatgacacAACATTAGCCCAAAATTCAGAACCCAGGGAATAGCAAACCGATAGAGTAACCCACCTAGCACACTGTAGATTCCCGACATCGACAAACCCGCCGTAACCGTCGACAGAAAATCCCTCTGATCATGCCGGGCGtaatccaccacctcctccaacaagCAAAAACACAGAGCACCAGTACCCAATTTAAACCCCATCTTCAAGCCCTGAGTAGATCCCTGCAAGAAAGCTTGATAATTCTTCGACTTATGGTACTGGTACCACCCCCGCGCCGTGTCGGGAAAGCGATGGGCATTCTCAGCTCGAAACCGGTAGGCTGCGGTCTTGCTGCCGTGCATGTATCCGATACCCAAACCGGCGGAAAAAGCAGATGTGGACATGTATTGAATACGCTTTCTGAGCTTGATCCCGAGTCTGGGGGGCGCATCTGCTTCGAAGAATCTGTCCCAGTGCCAGATCTTCCATAGGAGACTGTCCTCGTGTCCCTTTAATCTGTCCCAGCCTTTATCCACCATGGTGAATGACTGCTTGCGATTGCTGTTGGTAAGATCGAACCAGGGTCGTTAATGGCTTGAATAATGCGTaggttggcggaggaggtcggtggctggttgtggtggtgtcaGCTTTCCCCGGGGACATAAAATCACGGGCAGCTGGAAAACGGGACGCACCTGAGCGCTTGGTTCGCCGACTTCCGCCCGCCGCCTTGTCGAAAAGCTCCGAGGTCCCGCTGATGATCAGCTCACTGATCACAAAATCCATACTTGACCAGTCTGCATCATGGTAAGTACATTATCTATTTCTGTATATGATCTGAGGACATGCTGGTGTGCTAACATAATCTATGTAAACAGTCTCA
It contains:
- a CDS encoding uncharacterized protein (COG:S;~EggNog:ENOG410PRES) → MVDKGWDRLKGHEDSLLWKIWHWDRFFEADAPPRLGIKLRKRIQYMSTSAFSAGLGIGYMHGSKTAAYRFRAENAHRFPDTARGWYQYHKSKNYQAFLQGSTQGLKMGFKLGTGALCFCLLEEVVDYARHDQRDFLSTVTAGLSMSGIYSVLARQDIYTAARSAKTGLKLSLAYGIVQDVLETWQGTRPAYVDIVLGSRRSRTE